The sequence TATGTTGAGTCAGATTTGTCGAGCGCTGAGCAGACGATTTTTGATAAGTTGCGCTGGTGGCGGGTGGAGACGGCGCGCAAGCATAACGTTCCGGCTTATGTGATTTTTCATGACGCTACTATGCGGGAAATTGCTAAGGCGCGGCCAGAGTCGTTGGATGATTTGAGGGGGGTCAGCGGGGTGGGGGAGAAGAAGTTGGAGACTTATGGGGCGGAGATTGTTGAGTTGATTGCGGGGGTATTGTAGTTTTACATTTTCAGCTTTTGGTAAATAACGCGATTTTTGCTCCGTGGGTGCTTGCCGGGGACACCTCTTTTTTGCCAGGTTTTTTTTGTGTGGTTTCAATTGTGGTTAATTACGTTTATCTCTAGCTAATACGGCTATTGCTCCTTGGGGGCTGGTCGGGGGCAGCCCGACAGCTAGTCACTTTTTCTTGCTTCGGCTCGCCCCGCCAAGAATAAGTAACCAAAAAGAAGGCGACCGCAGTGATGCTGCCCTTCGGGTTCCCAAGCATTTCAGTCGCCAGTCGGGTTGAGAAACCAACTCGCTACGCTCAAGCATGTTTCCCAACAATTCCCGACTGGCGACTGAATACTTGGCAGCCTCAATGTCGGAGTAGGTCAACGGCAACTTCAACAGCCAACTTCAACTTCAACTTCAACTTCAACTTCAAAGGGTAGCTTTGGCCGTTAGGGCTTGGCTTATTTTTGTTGTTGATTGAATCGACGATGTCCGACGCTGTGGGTCCGTTATGCGATTACTGTTCCTAGCGCTGCTAGTAGAGCTTGTCGTACTTTGGTTTCCTGGGGTGCTACGCCGAAGCCGACCATGATGCCTTGGGCATCGATGAAGCGGCAGATGGTTCTTTCTCCGTCTTGTTCGGTTTCCCAGCGGCCGCCTTCGAGGGCGTGGCGTGGGGGAGGGACCAGGGCTAATGGGTAGCTTGGGGTTTTGACGATTACCGGGGAATCTTTTAAATCGATTCGGGTGTGGTCGCCGGTAAGTGTTTTGGCGATGGCGCGGGCGGCGCTCATTATGGGTGCTATGTAGGGCAATGGGCCGGTGCGACCTTCTTTGTCTAGCAGGTATTCGGCGCAGTCGCCCAGGGCATAGACGTCTTCGATGCTGGTGCGACCGTGACTGTCGACCAGTATGCCGCGTTCGGTTTTTAGTTGGGCGGCTTGTGCCAGGCGCAGGTCGGGGCGCAGTCCTACCGCTGACAGGACCAGATCGGCGGTGATGGTTTCGCCATTGGCTAATGTTATCGCCAATGCGTCGTCAAGATGATCGATGCTGGTGGCGGTTGTGTTTAGAGACAGCTTGATGCCGCACGCCGTCAGGGCTTTTTGAAGGCCTTGGGATAACGCAGGTGGGGCCAGGGCTGCAAGAGGTAACGTGTTTGGGTCTATCAGGGTTACTGCGTGGCCATGGCCTGACAAGTCGTCGGCGAATTCGCAGCCGATCAGGCCGGCGCCCAGAATGACGACGCGGGCCGATGCGCGTTGATCGGGTAACAGCAGGTCGCGAAACGTCGCGTAGTCGCCGATGTGGTTGACCGATAGCACGCTATCGCTCGCATCGCCGCCAATGTTGAGGCGGATAGGTTGCGCGCCGACAGCGAGTATCAATTGTGCATATTCGAATTGACCTGCGCTGGTGTTGATCACCTTGGTCGCCGTGTCAATATTATTTACCTGTACGCCGGTCAGGATCTCGGCTTGCAGTTGTTCAGCCATTTGGGTGGAACTCTGCGTTATCAGTTGCGCCGCCAATTTCTTTTGCGCGAAGGCAATAGACAACATCGGTTTAGAGTAAGAACCACCATCGTCAGCGGTAATGATTAATAGCGGCGTCGCTTTGTCCAATTTGCGCAATTCGCGCGCTAGTGTGTAAGCGGCTGTGCCGGCACCGATAATGATGATGGGTTTCATAGAGAGTTTCAGAAGAGGTCGATTGGACGTGATGATAATGCGAATTGGTCAAACCGGCCAGAAAGTAATTGCTGCCGATGACGATCGGCCTATCCTGAAGCTGGCCTGTGCCAGAAATCTAAAATAATTAACAATTTGGCATTATTAGTCCAAAAAACGCTATGTATTAATTGGCAAGCGCGCGTTGCTTGGGGAGAATGAAAAAAAACGCGCCGAGAGATTCCTTTTCAGAAAGTACTTTCGAGACACTATGTTCATACCAAATACGCATAAGTGACGGCGTCCAGTCTGCTAAAATTACCTTCTTTACACTAGAACTTTTGGGGACGGCAGCGTATGGATTCGATGATTGACAAAAAAGAAGAACTTCGCCAGCAGCTACGTCAGGCTGCGCTCGAATATCACGAGTTTCCAACACCTGGCAAAATTAGTGTTACTGCGACTAAAACATTAACAACCCAACGCGATCTGGCGCTGGCGTACTCCCCTGGGGTTGCTGCAGCATGCGAAGAAATCGTCGCCGACCCTGCGAATGCTTTCCGTTATACCGCGCGCGGTAATCTGGTGGCGGTTATCACCAACGGCACTGCTGTGCTTGGACTCGGTAACATCGGGCCGCTGGCATCCAAGCCAGTGATGGAAGGCAAAGGCGTTCTATTCAAGAAATTTGCCGGCATCGATGTTTTCGACATTGAAGTCAACGAAACCGACCCGGACAAGCTATGCGACATCATCGCATCGCTGGAGCCAACCTTCGGTGGTATCAACCTTGAAGACATCAAGGCACCGGAATGCTTTGAAATTGAGCGTAAACTGCGCGACCGTATGAAGATTCCGGTCTTCCATGACGATCAGCATGGCACCGCGATCATCGTAGGCGCAGCGATTTTGAATGGTCTCAAAGTAGTCGGTAAAGATATCAAGAACTGCAAAATGGTGGTGTCGGGTGCGGGCGCAGCGGCGCTGGCCTGTCTCGATTTGATCGTGGATCTGGGGTTTCCGATCGAAAATATCTTTGTTACCGATTTAGCTGGCGTGGTCTATGAAGGCCGGGTTGAGTTGATGGACCCGGATAAACTTCGGTTTGCGCGCAAAACAGAAGCACGCAAGTTGGCAGATTTGATGCCAGGCGCTGATATCTTCCTGGGGTTGTCCGCTGGTGGCGTCCTCAAACAAGATATGGTAAAGGCCATGGGCCCGCGTCCATTGGTATTGGCACTGGCGAATCCTAATCCAGAGATCTTGCCTGAAGACGTCAAGGAAGTACGTGATGACGTCATTATGGCGACCGGTCGTTCGGATTATCCGAATCAGGTTAATAATGTTCTGTGCTTCCCGTACATTTTCCGCGGCGCGCTTGATTGCGGCGCTACAACCATTACCCGCGAAATGGAAATCGCCGTAGTGCATGCGATTGCGGAGTTGGCGCAAGCTGAGCAGTCCGACGTCGTGGCCACTACTTACGGCGCGAATATGTCGTTTGGTCCGGATTATATTATTCCGAAGCCATTCGATCCGCGCTTGATGATCAAAATTGCTCCAGCGGTAGCAAAAGCTGCTGAAGCCTCCGGCGTGGCTGCGCGTCCGATCAAGGACATGGAAGCCTATATCGAGCGTCTGCAGCAGTTCGTCTATCACAGCGGCACTTTCATGCGTCCGTTGTTTCAGATCGCCAAGAAAGCACCGGCGGCCGAGAAGCGGATTGTCTTCGCAGAAGGCGAAGAAGAGCGCGTCCTGCGCGCAGTGCAAATCGTCGTTGATGAAAATCTGGCAAAACCAATTTTGATCGGTCGTCCGGCCGTTCTGCAACAGCGGATCGAGCGTTTCGGCTTGCGCCTGAAAGTCGATGTCGACTTTGAAGTAATCAATCCAGAGTTTGATAGCCGCTACCGCGATTACTGGCAGACATTTCTGGCAATGACCAAACGTCAGGGAGTTACAGAGCAATACGCCAAGTTGGAAATGCGGCGTCGTCATACGCTGATCGGATCGATGGCGATTCATAAAGGACATGCAGACGGGATGATTTGCGGCACCTACGGAACGCATGACCTTCACCTGACCTACATCGACATGGTGTTGGGACGTCGTGAAGGCGTGAATGTCTATGCAGCCATGAACGCGTTGATTATGTCGAATCGCCAATTGGTGTTGGTTGACACGCACGTTAACGAAAATCCAACTGCGGAGGAACTGGCGGAAATCACTATTCTGGCAGCAGAAGAAATGCAGCGCTTCGGTATTAAACCGCACGTCGCTTTGTTGTCGCATTCCAACTTTGGCACAAGCAACAGCGCCTCAGCGCAAAAAATGCGCAAGACGTTGGCGATTGTGCGAGAGCGTGCGCCGGATCTGGAAATCGATGGTGAAATGCACGGTGACACTGCCCTGGACGCGAGTTTGCTGCGTAAGGTAATGCAAGACACACCGTTGACCGCAGATGCCAATCTGGTCGTGATGCCGAATATTGACGCCGCTAACATTGCCTACAATCTGCTCAAAACCACTTCCGGTAATGGTGTTGCGGTGGGACCAATCTTGCTTGGTTGCGCCAAGCCGGTTCACATCCTGACGTCATCTGCGACGGTGCGCCGTATCGTTAATATGACGGCATTGTGCGTTGTCGATGCGATTTCGGCACGCTGATCGTTAAGCTAATCAGACATAGTTTTTGTTGCTGGTAGTAACGAATCGAGAAAGTCCGGTTATTTGCACCTGGTAGGGTGCAAATCCCGGACTTTTTTTAATTGGCAAGTCGCACCAGCTGCGGTGGTGCTTATTTTTTTGCCGCTTTTATCGGTACGCGTCCGGTTTGAACATGGCGAGAAGCATGGTCGCAATGACCGGGTTGGTCATCAAAAAACATATGTGGCTTGAAAGCCGCCAATACATCCGATTTAGCCACACCGCCCATGAAAAACGTTTCATCGATGGTCACGTTCCAGGCGCGTAAAGTACGGATTACGCGTTCGTGTGCCGGCGATGAACGGGCCGTGACCAGTGCAGTGCGGATCGGTCCAGCCCGTCCATCCGGATTTTTAAAATTACTTTGAATAAAGGACAACGCCATCAGCAATCGTGCAAATGGTCCCTGAGGCAACGGTTTAGTGGCATTTTCCCGTTCATGTTGTTCGAGCGCTTCAATCCCTTTGGACTGAAAAATACGTTCCGATTCGTCTGAAAAAATCACCGCGTCGCCATCAAACGCAATCCGGATCTGGTCCAGTTCTTCACTATCGCGTTGCCCATTCTGTTGGATTGGCATTTGATATAGCAGTGCAGCAGCGGTATCGGAATTGATCGCCGCCTGTACATCGTCTTCGTGCAATGACAGAAAAAGGCTGACATTGAAGGCGTGCAGATAAGGCGCCAGTGATGCGCCGCCCGATAACACCGCGCGCGTGATATCGAGTTCGTAATGCTTGATGGCGTTAAACATACGCATTGAGGTTTCGGTCGAATTGCGCGACATGATGACCACCTCCACCAGACGTTGATCCGGTGTCAGACGATTCAACTTAAGCAGGGCGCGCACCAGCGCGAACGCGGCACCGGGTTTTAATATTTGATTTTCGTTCATCAGTTGATGCTGTTGATATGCGGCCAGTCCTTGCGTACGGAAAATAGCCTCCTCCGCCTCCAGATCAAATAGCGCACGAGAGGAAATTCCTACAACAAGCAGCTTGGCGAGAGAGACGGGCATGAGGGATGCTAAGCAAGGTTAGCGAAAGTGATAGTAATCCATTATAGACGCCTCTCAACGATGCTGGAAAAGTCGAAATCAATGGTGAAAAGAATGCTGTCTGACCCGTCTGAGTCGACTGACATTCGCTAGCGCCGGATAAAAATACGTTATGAAATTTTGCCTGTGGCCGTTTAGCTGATCGACGGTAGCGAGAGCAGAAGCAATCTTAATGAACAGTTTTTATTTTGAGATGTCTCATTCTCTCCAAACACGATGAAAACTAACTTCATAATGTGTATCAACTTTCTCTTAACTGGGCGCAATGAAACATCAATTTACGGTAAGAATAACCAAGCAGGAAAACATAGCCCACTCGCTACCGAGCTGCCCAATCCGCGATGAATAAGACGATGAACAATACCGTTACCGTCGTTTTTCGCGTAATCAGCGTGCTAACTGTCTGCATCATCGGTGGCTGTACGAGTCTGCCTTCCGAAGCGGGCAGGGGGCCAGTTGTTCAGATGTACGGGACCATTGACACCGGCGTGACCGCGCGGTCTCGATAATTGCTAATTTACATCTTCAAAGGATATAACACGTTCGGAAAATGCTGTCTGCGCGATCAAGTTGTCACATTTTCGCTACAAAGCGTCGGAATACCATTAAGTGTGACCAGTTTCACTCGGAAGACGGCCATTACACCATATGGGTCGAATGTCAGGTTTGGCACAACTAAAATTATCGGCTGAGACGCAGGCGCTTAACATTAAACTTAATATCAAAAGTGTCAACGTTGTTTTCATGACTGAT is a genomic window of Glaciimonas sp. PAMC28666 containing:
- a CDS encoding NADP-dependent malic enzyme; the protein is MDSMIDKKEELRQQLRQAALEYHEFPTPGKISVTATKTLTTQRDLALAYSPGVAAACEEIVADPANAFRYTARGNLVAVITNGTAVLGLGNIGPLASKPVMEGKGVLFKKFAGIDVFDIEVNETDPDKLCDIIASLEPTFGGINLEDIKAPECFEIERKLRDRMKIPVFHDDQHGTAIIVGAAILNGLKVVGKDIKNCKMVVSGAGAAALACLDLIVDLGFPIENIFVTDLAGVVYEGRVELMDPDKLRFARKTEARKLADLMPGADIFLGLSAGGVLKQDMVKAMGPRPLVLALANPNPEILPEDVKEVRDDVIMATGRSDYPNQVNNVLCFPYIFRGALDCGATTITREMEIAVVHAIAELAQAEQSDVVATTYGANMSFGPDYIIPKPFDPRLMIKIAPAVAKAAEASGVAARPIKDMEAYIERLQQFVYHSGTFMRPLFQIAKKAPAAEKRIVFAEGEEERVLRAVQIVVDENLAKPILIGRPAVLQQRIERFGLRLKVDVDFEVINPEFDSRYRDYWQTFLAMTKRQGVTEQYAKLEMRRRHTLIGSMAIHKGHADGMICGTYGTHDLHLTYIDMVLGRREGVNVYAAMNALIMSNRQLVLVDTHVNENPTAEELAEITILAAEEMQRFGIKPHVALLSHSNFGTSNSASAQKMRKTLAIVRERAPDLEIDGEMHGDTALDASLLRKVMQDTPLTADANLVVMPNIDAANIAYNLLKTTSGNGVAVGPILLGCAKPVHILTSSATVRRIVNMTALCVVDAISAR
- a CDS encoding 5'-nucleotidase — its product is MPVSLAKLLVVGISSRALFDLEAEEAIFRTQGLAAYQQHQLMNENQILKPGAAFALVRALLKLNRLTPDQRLVEVVIMSRNSTETSMRMFNAIKHYELDITRAVLSGGASLAPYLHAFNVSLFLSLHEDDVQAAINSDTAAALLYQMPIQQNGQRDSEELDQIRIAFDGDAVIFSDESERIFQSKGIEALEQHERENATKPLPQGPFARLLMALSFIQSNFKNPDGRAGPIRTALVTARSSPAHERVIRTLRAWNVTIDETFFMGGVAKSDVLAAFKPHMFFDDQPGHCDHASRHVQTGRVPIKAAKK
- a CDS encoding FAD-dependent oxidoreductase; the protein is MKPIIIIGAGTAAYTLARELRKLDKATPLLIITADDGGSYSKPMLSIAFAQKKLAAQLITQSSTQMAEQLQAEILTGVQVNNIDTATKVINTSAGQFEYAQLILAVGAQPIRLNIGGDASDSVLSVNHIGDYATFRDLLLPDQRASARVVILGAGLIGCEFADDLSGHGHAVTLIDPNTLPLAALAPPALSQGLQKALTACGIKLSLNTTATSIDHLDDALAITLANGETITADLVLSAVGLRPDLRLAQAAQLKTERGILVDSHGRTSIEDVYALGDCAEYLLDKEGRTGPLPYIAPIMSAARAIAKTLTGDHTRIDLKDSPVIVKTPSYPLALVPPPRHALEGGRWETEQDGERTICRFIDAQGIMVGFGVAPQETKVRQALLAALGTVIA